From the Deltaproteobacteria bacterium genome, the window TGCCCGGACGAGGGTGTTCACCGCGCCGAGGCGCGCCGCGGTGGGCTCGAGGCGGGAGAGGTGACGGGCCGCCGCCTCCTTCAGGGGAGCCGTGAGGTTCGCCCCGAGGGCGCCGAGGGCCGAGAGCCCCTCGAGGGCCGCCGGCAGCTGCTCGGGCTGCACCTCGAAGGGGAGATAGGTCGCGTCGATCCCCATCGCCGCCAGCCCCGCCTGCTGCATCGCCGGTGAGGCGGAGTGGGCGATGGGCGAGCCCAGCACGCCGAGCAGGAGGGTGGGCGCGCTCACGCCCCCTCCCCGGCCCAGGGCGGCGGCGGCAGGCGGGCGCAGTCCGCCTCGGTGCGGGCGACGTCCTTCTGGATCTGAGCGACGAGGGCCTCGGGCCCCGGAAAGTGACGCTCGCCCCGCAGGCGGCGCAGGAAGCAGAGGCGCAGGCGCCGTCCGGCGAGGGAGCCGGGCGGGTGGCCCAGCAGGTGTGCCTCGATCTGCGCGCGGGCCAGGGCGCCGAAGGTCGGGGCCCGCCCCACGTTGATGGCCGCCGGGTAGGCGCGCGCCTCCCCCTCGATGCGCCCCCACCCCGAGTAGACCCCCTGGCCGGGGACCACCCTTCCCTCCGGCAGGAGGTTCGCGGTGGCGAAGCCGAGCCCGCCTCCCCGGCCGGCCCCGGAGCGGACCTCGCTGGAGAGCTCGACGTCGCGGCCGAGCATCTCCCGGGCCCCGGCCAGATCGCCGGCGGCGATCCGGCCGCGGATCCGGGTCGAGGAGACGATGAGGCCCTCGGGGGTGCGCACGGGCGGGACGACCTCCACCTCGACGCCCTCGGGCTGGCCGAGCCTCGCGAGGACCCGGCCGTCCCCGGCCCGGCCCTTGCCGAAGGTGAAGTCGTGCCCCACCACCAGGCCTCGCGCGCCGCCGGCCTTCAGGATGGTGTCGTAGAAGACCGAGGGATCGAGGGCGGCGAGGGCGCGGTCGAAGGGCACCACCCAGGTCCCGGCGATCCCGGTCCGGGCCAGCCAGTCCAGGCGATCCTCGAGGTCACCGATGCAGAGCGGCGCCCGATCCGGGGCCAGCGACTGCGCCGGGTGCGGATGGAAGGTCAGCGCCCAGGCGGTGGCCGCCTCGCCGGCAGCGGCGCGGCGGTCGGCCATCCGGCGCGCGGCGTCGAGGAGCGCGGCGTGACCCCGGTGCACTCCGTCGAAGGTGCCCAGGGCGAAGACCCGGGCCTCCGGCGGGAGGCTCCCGGCCTCCTTTCCTCGGACCACCTGCATGAGGCGGCAAGGTGTCGCCGGGGGCGGCCCCCTGTCAACCTCCGGCCTGCGGCTTTCGCCCCGGAGGGCCAGGAAAACGTCAAGCAGGCGCCGCGGGTGCCCCTTCGGACGTCAACGAGGGCAGCCACGCGACTAGGCACTTTTTTCGAGACAACTAGGGAAATTTACCGGGCCGACCCCGGAGGACTCCCTAGGCCGCCGGTGGGTCACGGTCGCTAGAGTCGCAGGTGGGCCTAGTCACCACCAGGAGCCCTGGATGACGACCCAGCCCCCCCCCGGTCAGGCCGATTGTCGGGGGGCTCTCCCCCGCTATCGCGCTGGCCCTCCGGGGTCGCGGGGAAGAGCGAGACCGTCCGCCACGACAGGGTGGCGGAGGCTCCCGGTCGACCCGGTGGGTCGGTAGCCGGGGGGGGGATTCACGGGCAGGTGACGCGCTCCACCGGGAGACCGGAGGGGGGGCCCACCCAACCCGTCCGTCCGCCGCCGAAAGCGAGAGGTCCCCGATGAATCTGCGCGTCCCCCTGCTGCTCCCGACCGCCGCCCTCCTGGCTGCGCTCTTCCTCCTGCTGCCCCGGGAGGCCACGGCCTGGCCGTCGAAGTACACCACCTGTACGAGCTGCCACGCCACCGCGGGCACGGGCGTCACCTTGACCACCGCCATCGACGGCACGATCGGCACCTCGGTCACGGTGCCCCCGGGCGGGAGCTTCGAGATCGACTTCCGGACCCAGAACATGTCCGAAGACACCTTCATCGCCTTCGAGATCGGGGTCCCCACGGGCTGGACGGTCGGTGTCGGCACGGCGAACAGCCCGTCGATCACCGGCTGGAACACCGCGTGGGACGCCGCCGGAGGC encodes:
- a CDS encoding riboflavin kinase; translation: MQVVRGKEAGSLPPEARVFALGTFDGVHRGHAALLDAARRMADRRAAAGEAATAWALTFHPHPAQSLAPDRAPLCIGDLEDRLDWLARTGIAGTWVVPFDRALAALDPSVFYDTILKAGGARGLVVGHDFTFGKGRAGDGRVLARLGQPEGVEVEVVPPVRTPEGLIVSSTRIRGRIAAGDLAGAREMLGRDVELSSEVRSGAGRGGGLGFATANLLPEGRVVPGQGVYSGWGRIEGEARAYPAAINVGRAPTFGALARAQIEAHLLGHPPGSLAGRRLRLCFLRRLRGERHFPGPEALVAQIQKDVARTEADCARLPPPPWAGEGA